The following proteins are co-located in the Vidua macroura isolate BioBank_ID:100142 chromosome 29, ASM2450914v1, whole genome shotgun sequence genome:
- the LOC128820450 gene encoding lysosomal acid glucosylceramidase-like, protein MEALEGLESVLPSPAPLWPREQVSGELCKCCGVWKAHWSQVAKSSPGSSSNTESHELSHSKLTFPASPDASPPTRHSRDTGPATAASETQQELVWQQRVRRHRLSRCSRGAMGPGCASVLGWLLLAQAALQATGGRPCDAKDFGHGSLVCACSATYCDTLDPLVLPAPGSYVKYESSKAGKRLERSEGSFQHNAKSPDFHLTLDTAQRYQKVKGFGGSITDAAAINIQSLSKEAQKHLLRSYFSEEGIEYNLVRVPMASTDFSIRLYTYADAEGDFELRHFNLTEEDTHMKIPILQAAQAVAKRPLSLYASPWTSPVWMKTNGAMTGRGTLKGSPGDKYHRAWAKYFIRFLDEYAKHNLTFWAVTAGNEPTAGEIVFYPFQCLGFSPEHQRDFIAQDLGPALANSSHRHVQLIILDDQRVMLPYWAEVVLKDPVAASYISGIGIHWYLDFLAPIDLTLSITHHLFPDYFLLSTEASTGSYFWEPRVVLGGWDRGSKYSHSILSNLNNYVTGWTDWNLALDMEGGPNWSKNYVDSPVIVDSSKDVFYKQPMFYHLGHFSKFIPEGSQRVGLAVSKKCRRCDLEHSAFLRPDGAVVLVVLNRSPVDVSFGVSDPHVGFIEAVAPSDSIQTFLWKQPA, encoded by the exons ATGGAGGCacttgaggggctggagagcgtcctcccctccccagctcccctctgGCCACGGGAACAGGTTTCAGGAGAGCTTTGCAAATGCTGCGGTGTGTGGAAAGCTCATTGGAGCCAGGTTGCAAAATCATCCCCAGGCTCCTCTTCAAACACAGAGTCCCATGAGCTGTCCCATTCCAAACTCACCTTTCCTGCTTCGCCAGACGCGTCCCCTCCCACCAGGCACAGCCGGGACACAGGACCTGCCACCGCTGCCTCAGAGAcgcagcaggagctggtttgGCAGCAG CGTGTCCGTCGACATCGTCTGAGCCGCTGCAGCAGAGGTGCCAtggggccaggctgtgccagtgtcctgggctggctcctgctggcacaggcagccctgcaggccaCAG gtgGCCGTCCCTGTGACGCCAAGGATTTTGGGCACGGCTCCCTGGTCTGTGCCTGCAGTGCCACGTACTGTGACACGCTGGACCCCCTGGTCCTGCCAGCCCCCGGCTCCTACGTCAAGTACGAGAGCAGCAAGGCCGGCAAGCGGCTGGAGCGGAGCGAGGGGAGCTTCCAGCACAACGCCAAGAGCCCAG ATTTCCACCTCACCCTGGACACAGCGCAGAGGTACCAGAAGGTGAAGGGCTTTGGTGGCTCCATCACCGACGCGGCTGCCATCAACATCCAGTCCCTGTCCAAGGAGGCCCAGAAGCACCTGCTGCGCTCCTACTTCTCCGAGGAAg GCATTGAGTACAACCTGGTGCGTGTGCCCATGGCCAGCACTGACTTCTCCATCCGCCTGTACACCTACGCCGACGCCGAGGGCGACTTCGAGCTGAGGCACTTCAACCTGACGGAGGAGGACACGCACATGAAG ATCCCCATCCTCCAAGCAGCCCAGGCAGTGGCCAAGCGGCCGCTGTCCCTGTACGCCAGCCCTTGGACCTCCCCGGTGTGGATGAAGACGAATGGAGCAATGACAGGAAGGGGAACACTGAAGGGCAGCCCCGGGGACAAGTACCACCGGGCCTGGGCCAAGTACTTTATCCG GTTCCTGGATGAATATGCCAAGCACAACCTGACCTTctgggcagtgacagcagggaacGAGCCCACGGCTGGTGAGATTGTTTTCtaccccttccagtgcctgggCTTCTCCCCGGAGCACCAGCGGGACTTCATCGCCCAGGACCTGGGCCCGGCACTGGCCAACAGCTCCCACCGCCACGTCCAGCTCATCATCCTGGATGACCAGAGGGTGATGCTGCCCTACTGGGCCGAGGTG GTTCTCAAAGACCCTGTGGCTGCCAGCTACATCAGCGGCATCGGCATCCACTGGTACCTGGATTTTCTGGCACCCATCGACCTGACACTCTCCATCACCCATCACCTCTTCCCAGACTATTTCCTCCTCTCCACGGAGGCTTCCACAGGCTCCTACTTCTGGGAGCCCAGGGTGGTCCTGGGTGGCTGGGACCGTGGGAGCAAGTACAGCCACAGCATCCTGTCG AACCTCAACAACTACGTGACGGGCTGGACTGACTGgaacctggccctggacatgGAGGGAGGCCCCAACTGGAGCAAGAACTACGTGGACAGCCCCGTCATCGTGGACAGCAGCAAGGATGTCTTCTACAAGCAGCCCATGTTCTACCACCTGGGGCACTTCAG CAAGTTCATCCCCGAGGGCTCGCAGCGTGTGGGACTGGCCGTCTCCAAGAAGTGCCGCCGGTGCGACCTGGAGCACTCGGCTTTCCTGCGCCCCGACGGCGCCGTTGTCCTGGTGGTCCTGAACCG CTCCCCCGTGGACGTGTCCTTTGGGGTCTCTGACCCGCACGTCGGCTTCATCGAGGCCGTGGCTCCCAGCGACTCCATCCAGACATTCCTCTGGAAGCAGCCAGCCTAG
- the LOC128820418 gene encoding lysosomal acid glucosylceramidase-like → MNILKLSQPAQDNLLRSYFSESGIEYNLIRVPMACSDFSVRPYSYDDVPNDYELKHFRLVDEDVKMKIPLLRRALAMSKRPLLLFASPWTAPAWMKSNGDVRGKGTLKGKAGDKYHKTWANYFIKFLDEYAKHNVTFWAVTAQNEPLAGLFTPPQAPTIAFTAAQQRDFIAQDLGPALARSPHRTRLLMLDDQRIHLPHWAKVVLGNATAARYVAGLAVHWYLDAIVPPGCSLEATHKLFPDHFLLYTEACTGFFMFRFAVSLGCWERGDHYSYSILTVMNHFVSGWTDWNLVLDLEGGPNWVKNFVDSPVIVDGSKDVFYKQPMFYHLGHFSKFIPEGSRRVGLRSSRRCLLCQLEHVAVLRPDGALVLVVLNRFGRDVPFGIQDPAMGFIETVAPAHSIQTYLWRQQ, encoded by the exons ATGAACATCCTGAAGCtgtcccagccagcccaggacaACCTGCTGCGCTCCTACTTCTCCGAGAGCG GGATCGAGTACAACCTCATCCGGGTCCCCATGGCTTGCAGCGACTTCTCCGTGCGCCCCTACAGCTACGATGATGTCCCCAACGACTACGAGCTGAAGCACTTCAGGCTGGTGGACGAGGACGTGAAGATGAAG ATTCCCCTCCTGCGCCGAGCTTTGGCCATGAGCAAGCGGCCGCTGCTGCTCTTTGCCAGCCCCTGGACCGCCCCAGCCTGGATGAAGAGTAACGGGGACGTCCGTGGGAAAGGGACTCTGAAGGGGAAAGCAGGGGACAAGTACCACAAGACCTGGGCCAACTACTTCATCAA GTTCCTGGATGAATACGCCAAGCACAACGTGACCTTCTGGGCGGTGACGGCACAGAATGAGCCGCTGGCGGGGCTCTTCACGCCCCCCCAGGCCCCCACCATCGCCTTCACGGCCGCACAGCAGCGGGATTTCATCGCCCAGGACCTGGGCCCCGCGCTGGCCCGCAGCCCCCACCGCACACGGCTCCTCATGCTCGACGACCAGCGCATCCACCTCCCACACTGGGCCAAAGTG GTCCTGGGAAATGCCACAGCTGCCCGTTATGTGGCTGGCCTGGCCGTCCACTGGTACCTGGATGCCATCgtcccacctggctgcagcctggaggCCACCCACAAGCTCTTCCCTGACCATTTCCTCCTCTACACGGAGGCTTGCACTGGCTTCTTCATGTTCCGCTTCGCCgtgtccctgggctgctgggagcGGGGCGACCACTACAGCTACAGCATCCTGACG GTCATGAACCACTTTGTGTCTGGCTGGACCGACTGGAACCTGGTCCTGGATCTGGAGGGAGGCCCCAACTGGGTCAAGAACTTTGTGGACAGCCCAGTGATCGTGGACGGCAGCAAGGATGTTTTCTACAAGCAGCCCATGTTCTACCACCTGGGGCACTTCAG CAAGTTCATCCCCGAGGGCTCCCGGCGGGTGGGGCTGCGCAGCAGCCGCCGCtgcctcctctgccagctggagcaCGTGGCCGTCCTGCGCCCCGACGGTGCCCTTGTCCTGGTGGTCCTCAACAG GTTTGGCCGGGATGTGCCATTTGGAATCCAGGACCCTGCCATGGGGTTCATTGAGACTGTGGCTCCAGCCCACTCCATCCAGACCTACCTGTGGCGCCAGCAGTGA